A window of Belonocnema kinseyi isolate 2016_QV_RU_SX_M_011 chromosome 9, B_treatae_v1, whole genome shotgun sequence contains these coding sequences:
- the LOC117179884 gene encoding jerky protein homolog-like isoform X1, which produces MSKEKKRPRLSFKEKHEVAGQVKAGVSKQEILQKYGISDKTYRRVIARESELNNKVKRYQFLNKKSAKTSDNMVLEDALMEWFKIARDKGDPMSGPIMQEKARIFNEKLNGSQTFKASNGWLERFKKRYGIKLKGEKSSSDSSGAAEFSPILKAKIESENLKPDNMYNADESGIFWRLLMACFFALREEAEVSGRKECKDRVTALFCANSSGSHRIPLLMIGKSEIPSCLENLITENLQDVSLKNLESLGVIYTHQDNAWMDKCIFLLWYKDVFIPRVLERQKEDGITGKVILLLDSAPSHPSLEELNAINENFEVVCLPHNVTALIQPMAQGIIASTKKLYKKDLLTRLLLSEKSEGPVQFLKELDLPDFFGMLSLAWHAVESSSLQKAWKPLLSAKQGTNSKPGEEEDPLSIDNPVIVSEPESPPAVISFPHEIWDQVSELISAPGYSMKKSREYLLKWFENDDDDCGWESLSDSDIVNLVTNCRSETENPDMVQFVTCGKLEPESLDKIETRKTVSENLDVVRNSGRGSEIVTKIENIETIFENPDMVNFVTCGKLEPEIVSEMESSTTVSENSDILSLVATGGEPEIETGFKSCEIVLNSSEDVEITSSEAFYHLMKFKNWAKSRVDCLPKHLDYIRELENLTSEPKICSWT; this is translated from the exons ATGTCGAAGGAAAAGAAGAGACCACGTCTCTCGTTCAAAGAGAAACACGAGGTTGCAGGTCAAGTGAAAGCAGGAGTTTCGAAACAAgagattttacagaaatatgGCATTTCTGACAAAACGTACAGGAGAGTTATAGCTCGCGAAAGTGAATTGAACAATAAGGTTAAGAgatatcaatttttgaacaaaaaatcggCAAAAACGAGTGATAATATGGTCCTAGAAGATGCTCTGATGGAGTGGTTTAAGATTGCAAGAGACAAAGGTGATCCGATGTCCGGGCCGATCATGCAAGAAAAAGCTCGCATTTTCAACGAGAAGCTCAACGGTTCGCAAACGTTTAAA gCAAGCAATGGTTGGCTCGAGCGTTTCAAAAAACGGTACGGTATTAAATTAAAAGGAGAGAAATCGTCTAGCGATTCTTCAGGCGCTGCCGAATTTTCGCCAATTTTGAAAGCGAAAATTGAATCGGAAAATTTAAAGCCAGACAATATGTACAATGCAGACGAGTCAGGAATTTTCTGGCGATTATTGATGGCCTGTTTTTTTGCTCTGCGTGAAGAAGCAGAAGTGTCGGGGAGAAAAGAATGCAAAGATCGTGTCACGGCTTTATTTTGCGCTAATTCCTCGGGAAGTCATCGAATTCCACTGCTAATGATTGGAAAATCGGAAATTCCAAGTTGTCTCGAGAATCTGATAACCGAAAATTTACAAGATGTTAGCTTGAAGAACTTGGAAAGTCTCGGTGTTATCTACACACATCAGGACAATGCTTGGATGGACAAATGTATATTCCTGCTATG GTACAAGGATGTGTTTATTCCCCGAGTTTTGGAACGTCAAAAAGAGGATGGAATCACGGGAAAGGTTATTTTACTCCTCGATAGTGCTCCATCACATCCGAGTTTGGAGGAACTCAACGCGATAAACGAAAACTTTGAAGTCGTTTGTTTGCCGCACAATGTGACCGCGCTGATTCAACCCATGGCTCAAGGAATAATTGCCTCGACGAAAAAACTCTACAAGAAAGATTTGCTGACACGTCTTCTGCTCAGTGAAAAATCAGAAGGACCTGTTCAGTTTTTGAAGGAATTGGACCTTCCCGATTTCTTTGGCATGCTCAGTCTCGCCTGGCACGCTGTGGAATCAAGTTCTCTTCAAAAAGCCTGGAAACCACTTCTTTCTGCGAAACAAGGGACGAATTCGAAGCCAGGCGAAGAGGAGGATCCTCTTTCTATTGACAATCCAGTTATTGTCAGCGAACCGGAATCGCCGCCGGCTGTGATCAGTTTTCCCCATGAAATTTGGGATCAAGTTTCGGAACTGATTTCAGCACCGGGCTATTCTATGAAAAAATCGAGAGAATATCTTCTGAAGTGGTTTGAAAATGACGACGACGATTGTGGCTGGGAGTCGTTGTCGGACAGTGATATTGTCAATTTGGTGACAAATTGTCGCAGTGAGACTGAAAATCCTGACATGGTACAGTTTGTCACATGTGGTAAATTAGAGCCTGAAAGTCTGGATAAAATTGAAACTAGGAAAACTGTATCGGAAAATTTGGATGTTGTTAGAAATAGTGGACGCGGGTCGGAAATTGTAACTAAAATCGAAAATATCgagacaatttttgaaaatcctgataTGGTAAACTTTGTGACGTGTGGCAAATTAGAGCCGGAAATTGTAAGTGAAATGGAAAGTAGTACAACTGTTTCGGAAAATTCGGATATTTTGAGTCTTGTTGCAACTGGCGGCGAACCGGAAATTGAAACTGGATTCAAAAGCTGTGAAATTGTCTTAAACAGTTCTGAGGATGTGGAAATAACGTCGTCAGAGGCTTTTTACCACCTcatgaagtttaaaaattggGCGAAATCGCGAGTAGACTGCTTGCCGAAACATCTTGATTATATTAGAGAATTAGAGAATTTGACGAGCGAACCGAAAATATgttcatggacatag
- the LOC117179884 gene encoding WD repeat-containing protein 46 isoform X3 has protein sequence MSKEKKRPRLSFKEKHEVAGQVKAGVSKQEILQKYGISDKTYRRVIARESELNNKVKRYQFLNKKSAKTSDNMVLEDALMEWFKIARDKGDPMSGPIMQEKARIFNEKLNGSQTFKIMAQNPTNALLCVGNSKGVVSMWSPNSKQPLAKMLCHHTAINALAIHPYGTYMATSGPDYKVKIWDLRQLAGPLQTVGIRSPANYLSYSQKGLLAIGMGNVVEVFKDTSTDLKPYMRHRENWAVTSMQFCPFEDILGVATTKGFTSILVPGSGEANFDALELNPFQTKSQRREAEVKALLDKIQPELITLDPYSIHEVDVPSLKEKVEAKKKLLYLKPKDIDFTPRKTKAKGKGGTAKVVKSKKILKQLAKNEAIQAMREANVLKDIKKTEVRKKSFGVLDRFLPKS, from the exons ATGTCGAAGGAAAAGAAGAGACCACGTCTCTCGTTCAAAGAGAAACACGAGGTTGCAGGTCAAGTGAAAGCAGGAGTTTCGAAACAAgagattttacagaaatatgGCATTTCTGACAAAACGTACAGGAGAGTTATAGCTCGCGAAAGTGAATTGAACAATAAGGTTAAGAgatatcaatttttgaacaaaaaatcggCAAAAACGAGTGATAATATGGTCCTAGAAGATGCTCTGATGGAGTGGTTTAAGATTGCAAGAGACAAAGGTGATCCGATGTCCGGGCCGATCATGCAAGAAAAAGCTCGCATTTTCAACGAGAAGCTCAACGGTTCGCAAACGTTTAAA ATAATGGCTCAGAATCCGACAAACGCACTATTATGTGTCGGAAATTCGAAAGGTGTTGTTTCAATGTGGTCTCCAAATTCAAAACAGCCTTTGGCTAAAATGCTGTGCCACCACACAGCGATTAACGCTCTTGCTATTCATCCTTATGGAACTTATATGGCGACTAGTGGTCCCGATTACAAAGTCAAAATCTGGGATCTCAGACAATTGGCCGGACCCTTGCAAACTGTCGGCATAAGATCTCCTGCTAATTATTTATCTTATAGTCAAAAAGGACTATTGGCCATTGGAATGGGAAATGTCGTCGAAGTTTTCAa AGATACTTCAACGGATTTAAAGCCGTACATGCGCCACAGGGAGAACTGGGCTGTCACCAGTATGCAATTTTGTCCCTTTGAGGACATTTTAGGCGTCGCGACAACTAAAGGATTTACCTCGATTTTGGTGCCCGGAAGTGGGGAGGCCAACTTTGATGCTCTCGAGCTCAATCCTTTCCAGACGAAATCGCAGAGACGAGAGGCGGAAGTGAAAGCTCTTCTCGACAAAATTCAACCCGAATTGATTACTTTGGATCCGTATTCGATTCACGAAGTTGATGTTCCTAGTTTGAAGGAAAAGGTCGAAGCGAAGAAAAAGCTTCTG tatCTTAAACCAAAGGATATCGATTTCACCCCCAGGAAAACGAAAGCCAAGGGCAAGGGAGGCACTGCAAAGGTCGTAAAGTCgaagaagattttgaaacaactTGCTAAAAAT